In the Scomber japonicus isolate fScoJap1 chromosome 18, fScoJap1.pri, whole genome shotgun sequence genome, one interval contains:
- the ankrd40 gene encoding ankyrin repeat domain-containing protein 40 has translation MSTTSLDKELQERLREASAIGDIDEVRTLVESGVNVNSQNEINGWTCLHWACKRNHKHIVSYLLSCGADKEILTAKDEMASQLTSKPEIKRLLGVEVEEVPEVKEPELPIIPNYLSNPPFMYSKLDNKSELILAQHLTQNGSGEHAEDSSSDPASLSPTHEPQTSQNLVSDSPTPTPNPITHSQTQAGEFIPVTEQNGVSPSPASSHNHTVVNCTVPMDLSVEPHLVNHADYPHTVAHNGTMCSPPLASPSPSLASCGGSQVQAPVTSGNPTMSRQQSIPQQLGYGQTGGPLPAFQPFFFTSTFPVNVQELVLKVRIQNPNARENDFIEVELDRQELTYRSLLRVCCRELDISVEHVEKIRKLPNTMLRKDKDVARLQDFQELEVVLEKAEGLSLFSGTGGLTDRPCYNMKASRLTY, from the exons ATGTCCACCACTTCGTTGGATAAAGAATTACAGGAGCGACTGAGAGAGGCGTCTGCTATCGGAGACATTGATGAAGTGCGGACATTGGTGGAGAGCGGAGTAAATGTCAATTCACAAAACGAAATAAACGGATG GACATGCCTGCACTGGGCGTGCAAGAGGAACCATAAGCACATAGTGTCCTACTTACTTAGTTGTGGAGCGGACAAAGAAATCCTGACGGCTAAGGATGAGATGGCCTCACAACTCACATCCAAACCAGAGATCAAACGACTGTTGGGAG TCGAAGTGGAGGAAGTGCCTGAAGTCAAGGAGCCTGAGTTGCCAATTATCCCTAACTACTTGTCTAACCCGCCCTTCATGTACTCCAAGTTGGATAACAAGTCAGAGCTCATCCTGGCCCAGCACCTTACACAGAACGGTTCTGGAGAGCATGCAGAGGACTCAAGCAGCGACCCAGCCTCCCTTTCTCCAACCCATGAGCCTCAGACGTCACAGAACCTGGTCTCTGATAGCCCCACTCCTACCCCAAACCCCATCACTCACAGCCAAACCCAGGCTGGGGAGTTCATTCCTGTGACTGAACAAAATGGTGTGTCACCTAGCCCGGCTTCATCCCACAATCACACTGTTGTTAACTGCACAGTGCCCATGGACCTGTCAGTTGAGCCTCACCTCGTCAACCATGCAGACTACCCACACACAGTGGCACACAATGGTACCATGTGCTCGCCTCCATTAGCCTCACCCAGCCCGAGTTTAGCCAGCTGCGGTGGGAGTCAGGTCCAGGCCCCCGTCACCAGCGGTAACCCAACTATGAGCAGACAGCAGTCTATCCCACAGCAGCTGGGCTACGGACAGACTGGCGGGCCTTTACCAGCTTTCCAGCCTTTCTTTTTCACCAGCACCTTCCCTGTCAATGTACAAG AGCTGGTATTGAAGGTGCGTATCCAGAACCCCAACGCTCGGGAGAATGACTTCATTGAGGTGGAGCTGGACCGTCAGGAGCTCACCTATCGTTCCCTTCTGAGGGTGTGTTGCCGTGAGTTAGACATCAGCGTTGAGCATGTGGAGAAGATCCGTAAACTGCCAAACACCATGTTGAGAAAG GACAAGGACGTGGCTCGGCTGCAGGACTTTCAGGAGCTGGAGGTCGTGTTAGAGAAAGCAGAGGGCCTGTCTCTTTTCTCTGGGACGGGAGGCCTAACAGACAGACCCTGCTACAACATGAAGGCCTCCCGCCTCACCTACTAG